One Alnus glutinosa chromosome 3, dhAlnGlut1.1, whole genome shotgun sequence genomic region harbors:
- the LOC133864537 gene encoding reticulon-like protein B5 — protein MAEHSESAGSAAESMMEKISEKIHAHDSSSSSDSDNEKPVSPSSVKAKIFRLFGREKPVYKVFGGGKPADVLLWRNKKISASVLGGATAIWVLFELIEYHLLTLACHVLILSLAVLFLWSNAHTFINKTPPRIPEVHLPEEPFLEVAAALRIEINHGFAILRDIVTGRDLKKFLIVIAGLWVLSIVGSWCNFLTLFYISFVLLHTVPVLYEKYEDKVDPFAEKAMFELKKQYVVFDAKVLSKIPRGPLKGKLA, from the exons ATGGCGGAGCATTCCGAGAGTGCGGGTTCGGCAGCGGAGTCGATGATGGAGAAGATAAGCGAGAAGATCCACGCGCACGATTCGTCGTCGTCTTCGGATTCGGATAACGAGAAACCAGTCTCTCCGTCGTCGGTGAAAGCCAAGATTTTCCGGCTTTTCGGCAGGGAGAAACCGGTTTACAAGGTTTTCGGTGGAGGAAAAC CTGCTGATGTGTTGTTATGGAGGAACAAGAAGATTTCAGCCAGTGTGCTCGGTGGAGCCACCGCAATCTGGGTTCTTTTTGAATTAATCGAATACCACCTACTTACTCTTGCATGTCACGTTCTGATACTCTCTCTTGCAGTCTTGTTCCTGTGGTCCAATGCTCATACGTTTATCAACAA GACTCCACCCCGCATCCCAGAAGTTCATCTTCCTGAGGAGCCATTCTTGGAAGTTGCCGCTGCGCTGAGAATTGAAATCAACCATGGTTTTGCTATCTTGCGTGATATTGTAACTGGAAGAGATTTGAAAAAGTTTCTCATT GTTATTGCTGGCTTGTGGGTTCTTTCAATTGTGGGGAGTTGGTGCAATTTCTTGACCTTGTTCTACATAT CTTTCGTTTTGCTGCACACTGTGCCCGTTCTGTACGAAAAGTATGAGGACAAGGTTGATCCATTTGCAGAGAAGGCGATGTTCGAGCTTAAAAAGCAGTATGTAGTGTTTGATGCGAAGGTTTTGAGCAAGATTCCAAGAGGTCCATTGAAAGGGAAGTTGGCTTAA